A genome region from Rickettsiales endosymbiont of Stachyamoeba lipophora includes the following:
- a CDS encoding ribonuclease D yields MALIDHQEELDLLCELIEQSSIIALDTEFIRTKTYYPDLSLVQIGFEDSYFAVDTFAKLDFTHFSRLLANPNILKIIHSAEQDIQAINRFFNIEITNIYDTQLAALICGYGESVSYRNLVKDICDKDLSKKQQFSNWEVRPLSDVQLVYALNDVKYSMNIYHELEQRLEILGRTEWFREDSNITYTLPDEYLWIKFKKSSNHIEEFVLIKAILKLRQKYAMEHNIAPNHLIKNIDITKLAHKGNLLNLKLENLEEYIQKEEFYNYLVNNFDYQAELTEEVAQKFQNTKNYIKHAKLSNLIKEIASHFADKYGLPESYFISRDETFAHICQIPYNIRFYQGFRKEMFGDFISKL; encoded by the coding sequence ATGGCGCTTATAGACCACCAAGAAGAGCTAGACTTACTCTGCGAGTTAATAGAGCAGAGTAGCATTATAGCTCTTGATACTGAATTTATTAGAACTAAAACGTATTACCCTGATTTAAGTTTAGTACAAATAGGCTTTGAAGATAGCTATTTTGCAGTAGATACTTTTGCTAAATTAGATTTTACCCATTTTTCTAGGCTGCTGGCTAATCCTAATATTTTGAAAATAATCCATTCTGCTGAGCAGGATATTCAGGCAATAAATAGATTTTTTAATATTGAAATTACTAACATTTATGATACCCAACTAGCTGCTTTAATATGCGGGTATGGAGAATCAGTAAGCTATCGAAATTTGGTTAAAGATATCTGTGATAAGGATCTATCTAAAAAGCAGCAATTTTCTAACTGGGAAGTGCGTCCTTTAAGTGATGTTCAGCTTGTTTATGCACTTAATGATGTGAAATATTCCATGAATATTTACCATGAGCTGGAACAACGGCTTGAAATTTTAGGTAGAACAGAATGGTTTAGAGAAGATAGTAACATAACCTATACCCTGCCGGATGAATATTTATGGATAAAATTTAAAAAATCGAGCAACCATATTGAAGAATTTGTACTGATCAAAGCGATATTAAAATTAAGGCAAAAATATGCTATGGAACATAATATTGCCCCTAATCATCTAATTAAAAATATTGATATTACTAAACTTGCCCATAAAGGTAATTTGTTAAATTTAAAGCTAGAGAACTTAGAAGAGTATATCCAAAAAGAAGAATTTTATAATTATCTAGTTAACAATTTTGACTATCAAGCAGAATTAACTGAAGAGGTGGCTCAAAAGTTTCAAAATACTAAAAATTATATCAAACATGCTAAGCTTTCTAATTTAATTAAAGAGATAGCCAGCCATTTTGCTGATAAGTATGGTTTACCAGAAAGCTATTTTATTAGTAGGGATGAGACCTTTGCCCATATCTGCCAAATACCTTATAATATTAGGTTTTATCAAGGATTTAGAAAAGAAATGTTTGGGGATTTTATCTCAAAATTATAA
- a CDS encoding ankyrin repeat domain-containing protein, with product MTNSSTQQELQNQLFKAVKDGNIERTKKLLEEGVNPNVRIIKTITYKSSIELPREIISRDVFSNLLSNTLNNNQNEIAKLLIKHGATLYNSDTLEALLNSIDNEVLTYALENKFLNPNQENTFIIPSAFASANFINSINMDSTAAKETLLTYAIKNKTSDKVKLLLEYGADPLKANSKGEALDSLQEKANINLDLPIDDHGNTFLHKLALNKYWNYPNKLKFLLEHGASLEVKNKEGKTPIFYAKDQFVANTLVSQGANILASDNKGKTPVDYCLETEQGYDKLNGVFRSHVKDSRIDNYIELYRAIESKNINNVAYLLKDGWVYPGMNIAKEGLTGMALTEACKVGDVAMLKFLVGQQGLDVNTTFSNYTSVLEYVIKELKASPVIIEILLDNGANPNFVDSNNETPLTLAAKAKDVEYQEQVVKLLVDKGAKIDLPANQDNQVLQSFINNHADLFKVESFHIQSELNGLVNIINLGSNGDNHQTAEIQQVEQLTEINSGYSL from the coding sequence ATGACGAATTCATCGACCCAGCAGGAATTACAGAACCAATTATTTAAAGCAGTAAAAGACGGTAATATAGAAAGAACTAAAAAGCTATTAGAGGAAGGTGTAAATCCTAACGTACGGATAATAAAAACAATAACATATAAAAGTAGCATAGAATTGCCGAGGGAGATTATATCTAGAGATGTGTTTTCTAACTTGCTAAGCAACACTTTAAATAACAACCAAAATGAAATAGCAAAATTGCTAATTAAGCATGGTGCTACTTTATATAATTCAGATACTTTAGAAGCTTTGTTAAACTCTATTGATAATGAAGTGCTAACTTACGCTTTAGAAAATAAATTTTTAAATCCTAATCAAGAGAATACTTTTATTATACCATCAGCTTTTGCTAGTGCTAATTTTATTAATAGTATTAATATGGATTCAACAGCGGCTAAAGAAACCTTGCTTACTTATGCGATTAAAAATAAAACTTCTGATAAGGTCAAACTTTTATTGGAGTATGGGGCTGATCCGCTTAAAGCTAACTCTAAAGGTGAGGCGCTAGATAGTTTGCAAGAAAAAGCTAACATTAATCTAGATTTGCCAATAGATGATCACGGGAATACATTTCTACACAAGCTCGCCTTAAATAAATATTGGAATTATCCAAACAAACTGAAATTTCTCTTAGAACATGGTGCAAGCTTGGAAGTAAAAAATAAGGAAGGAAAAACCCCAATTTTTTATGCAAAAGATCAATTTGTTGCAAATACTCTTGTAAGCCAAGGAGCTAACATCCTTGCGAGTGATAATAAAGGTAAAACACCGGTAGATTACTGTTTAGAAACCGAGCAAGGTTATGATAAATTAAATGGGGTCTTTCGATCGCATGTTAAAGATAGCAGGATAGATAATTATATTGAACTTTATAGAGCAATTGAGAGTAAAAATATCAACAATGTAGCATACTTATTAAAAGATGGATGGGTGTATCCAGGAATGAATATAGCTAAAGAAGGACTTACAGGTATGGCATTGACTGAAGCCTGTAAGGTGGGCGATGTAGCTATGCTTAAGTTTTTAGTTGGTCAGCAAGGACTGGATGTAAATACTACCTTTAGTAACTATACTTCGGTGCTTGAATATGTTATTAAAGAATTAAAAGCCAGTCCGGTAATTATTGAGATTTTACTTGATAATGGTGCTAACCCTAATTTTGTAGATAGTAATAATGAAACCCCATTAACTTTAGCGGCTAAAGCTAAGGATGTAGAGTATCAAGAGCAAGTAGTAAAGCTTTTAGTAGATAAGGGTGCAAAAATAGATTTACCAGCAAATCAGGATAATCAAGTTTTACAAAGTTTTATAAATAATCATGCTGATTTGTTTAAAGTAGAATCTTTTCATATACAAAGTGAATTAAATGGTTTGGTTAACATCATTAACCTTGGTAGTAATGGAGATAATCACCAAACTGCCGAAATACAACAAGTTGAACAATTAACTGAGATTAATAGCGGATATAGTTTATAA
- the aspS gene encoding aspartate--tRNA ligase, translating to MHKYRSHTLGELRKSDVGTTVKLSGWVHRKRDHGNIMFLDLRDNYGLTQLVFNNTKSFFEEAVQTKYESVITITGTVVARSSETVNTNLNTGEIEVMVEEFLVESKAHDLPFSIAVDQDLPEDLRLKYRFLDLRRDKIHSNILLRSQVIREIREQMHKIGFIEFQTPILTASSPEGARDFLVPSRMHPGKFYALPQAPQQFKQLLMVSGFDRYFQIAPCFRDEDSRADRSPGEFYQLDLEMSYVTQEDVFTTMEPVLHHIFTKFSTKQVTNYPFPRITYETAMLKYGVDKPDLRNPLIISDVTEIFKDSDFSIFANNIKQGSVVRAIPATNVSGRPRSFFDNLNSFAQTLGAPGLGYIVWTETGEAKGPIAKFLPAGKLAELQKLAGINNGDALFFVCNKELDAAKLAGKIRTELGNQLDLLEKNVFKFCWIVDFPYFEWNDDKKAIDFNHNPFSMPQGGLEALENAKTTEDLLKIKAFQYDIVCNGVELSSGAIRNHTPEIMYKAFNIVGYSHEDVDAQFGGMIKAFKYGAPPHGGFAPGIDRMVMLIADEPNIREIIAFPLNQQAEDLLMQAPNIVTDKQLKELDIQLTPQALKNIKKETAGN from the coding sequence ATGCATAAATATAGAAGCCATACTCTTGGCGAGCTTAGAAAATCAGATGTAGGTACAACCGTAAAATTATCCGGCTGGGTGCACCGCAAGCGTGACCATGGCAATATTATGTTCTTGGATTTAAGAGATAATTATGGACTTACCCAGTTAGTATTTAATAATACAAAAAGTTTTTTTGAAGAAGCTGTTCAAACTAAATATGAGTCTGTTATTACTATAACCGGGACAGTGGTGGCAAGATCTAGCGAAACTGTTAACACCAACCTTAATACTGGTGAAATTGAAGTGATGGTAGAAGAGTTTTTGGTTGAGTCCAAAGCTCACGATTTACCATTTTCTATTGCTGTTGATCAAGATTTACCTGAAGATTTAAGGCTTAAATATCGCTTTTTAGATTTAAGGCGTGATAAAATTCATAGTAACATTCTGCTTCGGTCACAGGTTATCCGTGAGATTCGTGAGCAAATGCATAAAATTGGTTTTATTGAATTTCAAACTCCAATTCTTACTGCCAGCTCCCCTGAAGGTGCCCGTGACTTTTTAGTACCAAGTCGTATGCATCCCGGTAAATTTTATGCGCTTCCTCAAGCTCCGCAACAATTCAAGCAATTACTAATGGTTTCAGGATTTGACCGTTATTTCCAAATTGCTCCTTGCTTTAGGGATGAAGACTCCAGGGCTGATCGCTCTCCGGGTGAATTTTATCAATTAGATCTTGAGATGTCTTATGTTACTCAAGAAGATGTATTTACTACTATGGAACCGGTATTGCACCATATCTTCACTAAGTTTAGCACCAAGCAAGTGACTAATTATCCATTCCCACGCATTACTTATGAAACAGCAATGCTTAAATATGGCGTTGATAAACCGGACTTAAGAAACCCGCTGATCATTAGTGATGTCACCGAGATATTCAAAGATTCTGATTTTAGCATCTTTGCAAATAACATTAAACAAGGCTCTGTAGTGCGAGCCATTCCTGCTACTAATGTTAGTGGCCGTCCAAGAAGCTTTTTTGATAATTTAAATAGCTTTGCGCAAACCTTAGGGGCACCAGGGCTAGGTTATATCGTCTGGACAGAAACCGGAGAAGCTAAAGGCCCAATTGCTAAATTCTTGCCAGCTGGGAAATTAGCTGAATTGCAAAAGCTAGCGGGTATTAATAATGGTGACGCCCTTTTCTTCGTATGTAATAAAGAATTAGATGCTGCAAAGCTTGCTGGCAAGATTAGAACCGAGCTTGGCAATCAGTTAGACTTGCTGGAGAAAAATGTATTTAAATTCTGCTGGATTGTAGATTTTCCATATTTCGAATGGAATGACGATAAAAAAGCCATTGATTTTAACCATAACCCATTTTCTATGCCTCAAGGTGGCCTTGAAGCGTTAGAAAACGCCAAAACTACTGAAGATCTGCTTAAAATTAAAGCTTTCCAATATGACATCGTCTGTAACGGTGTAGAATTATCCAGTGGTGCTATTAGAAATCATACCCCTGAAATCATGTATAAAGCCTTTAACATTGTAGGGTACTCTCATGAAGATGTAGATGCACAATTTGGTGGCATGATTAAAGCCTTTAAATATGGAGCTCCTCCGCATGGCGGCTTTGCTCCGGGCATTGATAGAATGGTAATGTTAATTGCTGATGAACCGAATATTCGTGAAATTATTGCCTTCCCATTAAACCAACAGGCAGAAGACTTACTGATGCAGGCTCCAAATATTGTTACTGACAAGCAACTAAAAGAGCTTGACATTCAACTTACCCCTCAAGCCCTTAAGAATATTAAAAAGGAAACTGCGGGTAATTAA